The following are encoded together in the Syntrophorhabdaceae bacterium genome:
- a CDS encoding response regulator, giving the protein MEASDGEEAMKKFYENKDILDLLILDVILPKMNGKQIYEKAVTVRPDIKALFISGYMKDIVISKGLESDIEILQKPFSSCELLSKVRQMLD; this is encoded by the coding sequence ATAGAAGCAAGCGATGGTGAAGAAGCAATGAAAAAATTCTATGAGAACAAAGATATCCTTGACCTGCTCATACTTGATGTTATCCTGCCAAAAATGAACGGTAAACAGATATATGAAAAGGCTGTTACAGTAAGGCCTGATATCAAGGCTCTATTTATAAGTGGATACATGAAAGATATTGTTATCTCTAAAGGTTTAGAGAGTGATATTGAAATTCTTCAAAAGCCTTTTTCATCTTGTGAGCTTCTAAGTAAAGTCAGGCAAATGTTGGATTAA
- a CDS encoding benzoate-CoA ligase family protein, translating into MIHGESGEFFNVAEYFIDRNIRQGRGHKVAVYTEHRNYTYNDVQKMVNKTANALRELGVRVDDRIIIIMLDVPQFYAIFYGAIKIGAVPIPLNTMLTPDDYEYYLNDSRAICLVVSEELLPVVTNIKGDLRYLRDMIVISEKKGAHIPFKQKYRHAPETIKTEYTTRDDVAFWLYSSGSTGSPKGAIHSQNDMVVVSESYGQGVLGLKEDDILFSAARLFFAYGLGNAGYLPFSVGGSVVLNPQPPRPDNILHYLGRFRPTVFFGVPTLYGQILEYTEKLDVERGTKPDPNSNHEFSSVRICVSAGEALPTDIYYRFKKRYGIDILDGIGSTEMLHIFLSNRPGHIRPGSTGKPVPGYEIKLVDDEGREVPQGEIGTLHVKGGSAAQQYWRKREKTKLTMQGEWINTGDKYYVDSDGYYWCAGRGDDMLKVGGIWVSPVEVENCMMEHPAVFEVAVVGHKDEKELVKPKAFVVLKEGYEPSEELKKELQQWVLDHMAKYKYPRWVEFVKELPKSSTGKIQRFKLRG; encoded by the coding sequence ATGATTCACGGAGAATCAGGAGAGTTTTTTAATGTAGCAGAGTATTTTATCGACCGTAACATAAGACAGGGTAGGGGACACAAGGTTGCCGTGTATACAGAGCATAGGAACTATACCTATAATGATGTTCAGAAGATGGTCAATAAAACAGCTAATGCGCTAAGAGAGCTTGGTGTAAGGGTTGATGACAGGATTATCATAATCATGCTCGATGTCCCCCAGTTTTATGCTATTTTTTATGGTGCCATAAAGATTGGGGCAGTTCCAATCCCATTAAATACAATGCTCACGCCAGATGATTATGAATATTATCTTAATGACAGCAGGGCAATTTGTCTTGTTGTGTCTGAGGAATTATTACCTGTGGTGACAAATATAAAAGGGGACCTTAGGTATCTCAGGGATATGATAGTTATATCTGAAAAAAAGGGTGCCCATATACCTTTTAAGCAGAAATACAGACATGCACCTGAGACCATAAAGACAGAATATACTACAAGGGATGACGTGGCATTCTGGTTATATAGTTCTGGTTCCACAGGGTCGCCAAAAGGGGCAATTCATTCCCAGAACGACATGGTTGTAGTATCAGAGTCATATGGGCAGGGTGTATTAGGCCTTAAAGAAGATGACATACTCTTTTCAGCAGCTCGTCTTTTCTTTGCCTATGGTCTTGGCAATGCAGGGTATCTTCCTTTTTCTGTGGGTGGATCTGTTGTGCTCAATCCCCAGCCACCAAGACCAGACAATATTCTACACTATCTTGGACGTTTTAGACCTACAGTGTTTTTTGGTGTGCCTACCCTTTATGGTCAAATACTTGAATATACAGAGAAGCTTGATGTGGAAAGGGGCACTAAACCCGATCCCAATAGCAACCATGAGTTTTCTTCGGTGAGGATATGTGTATCTGCTGGTGAGGCCTTACCTACTGACATATATTACAGATTTAAAAAACGTTATGGCATAGATATACTCGATGGAATAGGTTCGACAGAGATGCTCCATATATTTCTTTCGAATCGTCCCGGTCATATAAGGCCAGGTTCTACTGGTAAACCTGTGCCTGGATATGAGATAAAGCTTGTGGATGATGAAGGAAGAGAGGTTCCTCAGGGAGAGATAGGAACACTCCATGTAAAAGGTGGTAGTGCAGCCCAGCAATACTGGAGAAAGCGCGAAAAGACAAAATTGACCATGCAGGGTGAGTGGATAAACACTGGAGATAAATATTATGTTGATAGTGATGGTTATTACTGGTGCGCAGGTAGAGGTGATGACATGTTGAAGGTGGGTGGTATATGGGTATCTCCTGTAGAGGTGGAGAACTGCATGATGGAGCATCCTGCTGTGTTTGAGGTGGCAGTGGTGGGTCATAAGGATGAAAAGGAACTTGTAAAACCAAAGGCATTTGTTGTCTTAAAAGAGGGATACGAGCCATCTGAAGAGTTAAAAAAAGAACTTCAGCAATGGGTTCTTGACCACATGGCAAAATATAAGTATCCAAGATGGGTGGAATTTGTCAAGGAATTGCCCAAGAGCTCCACAGGTAAAATCCAGAGATTTAAATTGAGAGGTTGA